The Desulfosoma caldarium genome has a window encoding:
- a CDS encoding cytochrome c biogenesis protein CcdA, translating into MEWMQRFESVAVSAPWFGVPLAFLGGVLAGFTPCTYPMIPITVAFIGSRAQGRRLKGFLLSLIYVSGMALIYSALGLMAALTGRLFGSLTMNPWVFLAVGNLCLCLALMMLEVIPVPSIGFFSRLQVRPMAGHDALSSFLVGGASALVVGPCTTPILGGLLAVVATGQHLLWGTLMLLAFSYGMGVLIILVGTFTGLLASLPRSGLWMRRIQRLFALVMIGVAEYFFVKAGEMWL; encoded by the coding sequence ATGGAATGGATGCAGCGTTTTGAATCGGTGGCCGTCAGTGCGCCATGGTTTGGAGTCCCTCTGGCTTTCTTGGGAGGGGTACTTGCCGGGTTCACCCCCTGCACCTACCCCATGATTCCCATTACGGTGGCTTTCATCGGAAGCCGAGCTCAGGGACGCCGCCTCAAAGGTTTCCTTTTATCCCTCATCTACGTGAGCGGCATGGCGCTGATCTATTCGGCCTTGGGCCTTATGGCGGCGCTCACCGGGCGCCTCTTTGGTTCTCTCACCATGAACCCATGGGTGTTTCTGGCCGTCGGCAATCTGTGTCTGTGTTTGGCCTTAATGATGCTGGAGGTGATTCCCGTACCTTCGATCGGCTTTTTTAGTCGACTTCAGGTGCGGCCCATGGCCGGCCATGACGCCTTATCCAGCTTTCTGGTGGGTGGGGCTTCGGCCCTGGTGGTGGGACCCTGCACTACGCCCATTCTGGGCGGGCTTTTGGCCGTGGTCGCCACCGGACAACATCTTCTATGGGGAACCTTGATGCTCCTCGCATTTTCCTATGGCATGGGGGTGTTGATCATCCTGGTGGGAACCTTTACGGGCCTTTTGGCCTCCCTGCCACGATCGGGACTGTGGATGCGAAGAATCCAGCGCCTTTTTGCGCTGGTCATGATAGGAGTGGCGGAATATTTCTTTGTCAAAGCAGGGGAGATGTGGTTGTGA
- a CDS encoding peroxiredoxin family protein, protein MKVRRQRALLMGCMVGMCLWASTPVFAQSMIDKILGLVGGASVSGQQDFDLPSTDGERVLLSEFRGKKPVLLYFWAIWCPSCQAVKPELVKLRQKMPEDQLEILGINVGTGDSFERVKKYQKAHPMPFKVLYDAEGAVTRAFDVRGIPLFVVVDKTGSIVYRDHQLPSDIRRLIQ, encoded by the coding sequence GTGAAAGTGCGAAGGCAACGGGCCCTACTGATGGGGTGCATGGTGGGAATGTGTTTGTGGGCTTCGACGCCCGTTTTTGCCCAGTCCATGATCGACAAGATCCTGGGGCTGGTGGGCGGGGCAAGCGTAAGCGGCCAACAGGACTTTGATTTGCCGAGCACCGACGGAGAACGGGTGCTTTTGAGCGAATTTCGAGGCAAGAAACCGGTTCTGTTATACTTTTGGGCCATTTGGTGCCCATCGTGCCAGGCCGTCAAGCCGGAATTGGTTAAGCTGCGACAGAAGATGCCCGAAGATCAGCTGGAAATTCTGGGAATCAATGTGGGCACGGGAGATTCTTTTGAACGCGTGAAGAAATATCAGAAAGCGCACCCCATGCCGTTCAAGGTCCTCTACGATGCCGAAGGTGCCGTCACCAGAGCCTTTGATGTGCGCGGGATTCCTCTATTCGTGGTGGTGGACAAGACGGGCTCGATCGTTTATCGTGACCATCAGTTGCCTTCGGACATTCGGCGTCTCATCCAATGA
- the recO gene encoding DNA repair protein RecO, producing the protein MLVTWKIPELFMNLIETEAVVLHASDYGESDRIVTFFTLASGLVRALAKGARRSRERFVHAFEPNSVVRLSFRQRRGLAWVESCRLVEGNLGLRSDPSRWAYAGLLVETTLRLHPENLPNTQFYALLCGALARLGTERDPVNVAALFLVRGIHLVGGLPSLESCGQCGRKLGESSTWTLSLGAGRFACQAHGLNHAGAITLDKGSAILLHAMLQGPVEKIWRFRLRKGMASEIVRAAAAWVEEQSGQRLKSRRALNCVMDPRWAEECNP; encoded by the coding sequence ATGCTCGTTACCTGGAAAATCCCTGAATTGTTCATGAACCTAATCGAAACGGAAGCGGTGGTCTTGCATGCCAGTGATTACGGCGAGTCTGACCGCATCGTCACCTTCTTTACTCTGGCTTCGGGGCTTGTGCGCGCCCTGGCCAAGGGAGCTCGACGCAGTCGAGAACGTTTTGTGCACGCCTTTGAGCCCAACAGCGTGGTTCGGCTGAGCTTTCGACAGCGAAGAGGGCTTGCCTGGGTGGAGTCCTGCCGTTTGGTGGAAGGCAACCTGGGCTTGCGATCCGATCCTTCACGTTGGGCTTATGCAGGCCTTCTTGTGGAAACCACGCTTCGCCTTCACCCCGAAAACCTTCCCAATACCCAATTCTACGCGCTCTTGTGCGGGGCGCTTGCCCGGTTGGGCACTGAGCGCGATCCGGTCAACGTGGCCGCCCTTTTTCTCGTGCGGGGAATTCATCTCGTGGGTGGTTTGCCATCTCTGGAGTCCTGCGGCCAGTGTGGGCGAAAGCTCGGTGAGAGTTCCACCTGGACCCTGTCTTTGGGTGCGGGTCGGTTTGCCTGTCAGGCTCATGGGCTGAACCATGCTGGGGCCATCACGTTGGACAAGGGATCTGCCATTTTGTTGCATGCTATGCTGCAAGGGCCTGTGGAAAAAATCTGGAGATTTCGACTGCGCAAGGGCATGGCTTCTGAGATCGTGCGGGCCGCTGCGGCCTGGGTGGAAGAGCAGTCCGGTCAACGTCTCAAGAGTCGTCGGGCCTTGAACTGTGTCATGGACCCGCGCTGGGCCGAGGAATGCAACCCTTGA